One window of the Emcibacter sp. genome contains the following:
- a CDS encoding site-specific tyrosine recombinase XerD: MKEQRLISSFLEMLATERAASRNTLQSYGRDLQQFLENTPTVSLLKIGSAELRDYFSRLEKQGLAASTAARKLSCLRQFFKFLHAEGLRTDNPTLNMESPRLGRSLPKLLSEQEVDQLLETARLQAEEKDDIRSLRLKALVELLYASGLRVSELVGLPLAALRSGQPYLYVRGKGGKERLVPLSGRALAACAEYIDALTSEDENFKNNKWLFPSRSSEGHLTRHRFAQLLKELGAEAGILPSRLSPHVVRHAFATHLLANGADLRAVQKMLGHSDISTTQIYTHVLEERMRSLVQQKHPLAGKGKGSE; the protein is encoded by the coding sequence ATGAAAGAACAGCGGCTGATCAGCAGCTTTCTGGAGATGCTGGCCACTGAGCGGGCCGCTTCCCGCAACACATTGCAGTCTTACGGCCGCGATCTGCAGCAGTTTCTGGAAAATACGCCGACTGTCTCGCTGCTGAAAATCGGTAGCGCCGAACTCCGGGACTATTTCTCCAGACTGGAAAAGCAGGGGCTGGCCGCCAGCACCGCGGCGCGCAAGCTGTCCTGCCTGCGGCAGTTTTTTAAATTCCTGCATGCGGAAGGATTACGCACCGACAATCCGACCCTGAACATGGAGTCGCCGCGACTTGGCCGTTCCCTGCCAAAACTTCTGTCGGAGCAGGAGGTCGACCAGCTTCTGGAAACGGCCCGGCTCCAGGCAGAGGAAAAAGACGATATCAGATCGCTGCGACTGAAAGCGCTTGTGGAACTTCTCTATGCGTCCGGCCTCAGGGTCAGTGAACTGGTCGGCCTGCCGCTGGCGGCGCTGAGGAGCGGGCAGCCTTATCTGTATGTGCGGGGCAAAGGCGGCAAGGAGCGGCTGGTCCCGCTGTCCGGCCGTGCCCTGGCCGCATGCGCCGAGTATATAGACGCCCTGACGTCAGAGGACGAAAATTTCAAGAATAACAAATGGTTGTTCCCGTCACGCAGCAGTGAGGGGCATTTGACCCGGCACCGGTTTGCCCAGCTTCTGAAGGAACTGGGCGCAGAGGCCGGGATATTGCCGTCCAGGCTCAGCCCGCATGTGGTGCGCCACGCTTTTGCCACCCATCTGCTGGCCAACGGGGCTGATTTGCGGGCGGTGCAGAAAATGCTGGGACATTCCGATATCAGCACGACCCAGATCTATACCCATGTTCTGGAGGAAAGGATGAGAAGCCTGGTACAGCAGAAGCACCCCCTGGCCGGAAAGGGCAAGGGCAGTGAATAA
- a CDS encoding acetyl-CoA carboxylase carboxyltransferase subunit alpha, translating into MTYLDFEKPIAELESQIRDMKNLESGDELNISEEVTRLETKLDKLLRETYSSLSPWQKIKVARHPNRPHFPDYISAMITDFMPLSGDRNFADDAAITGGLGRFKGQSVMVIGHEKGNDTQSRIKHNFGMAKPEGYRKAIRLFKMAEQFDIPVITLVDTSGAYPGVGAEERGQAEAIARSTEACLSLKVPLVSVIVGEGGSGGAVALAAGNRILMMEHAVYSVISPEGCASILWRTNEKAEEAATALKITAQDLLKLKVIDEIIPEPVGGAHRDHGKTIDALGKGIDQALTDLSALSADKLRELRREKFLNMGNVGL; encoded by the coding sequence CTGACTTATCTGGATTTTGAAAAACCGATAGCGGAACTGGAAAGCCAGATCCGGGATATGAAAAACCTTGAGAGCGGGGATGAGCTGAATATCTCCGAGGAAGTCACTCGTCTGGAGACCAAACTGGACAAGCTGCTGCGGGAAACCTACAGCAGCCTTTCTCCCTGGCAGAAGATCAAGGTGGCCCGTCATCCGAACCGGCCCCATTTTCCGGATTATATTTCCGCCATGATAACGGATTTCATGCCGCTGTCTGGCGACCGCAACTTTGCTGACGATGCGGCCATTACCGGCGGTCTCGGCCGGTTCAAGGGGCAGTCCGTGATGGTGATTGGCCATGAAAAGGGCAATGATACCCAGAGCCGGATCAAACATAATTTCGGCATGGCCAAACCGGAAGGTTACCGCAAGGCGATCCGCCTGTTTAAAATGGCCGAACAGTTTGATATTCCGGTGATCACCCTGGTCGATACGTCAGGCGCCTATCCCGGCGTCGGAGCCGAGGAACGCGGCCAGGCCGAAGCCATCGCCCGTTCGACCGAGGCCTGTCTGTCCCTGAAGGTGCCGCTGGTCAGTGTGATTGTCGGCGAAGGCGGCTCCGGCGGCGCCGTGGCGCTGGCGGCCGGCAACCGGATTCTGATGATGGAGCATGCGGTTTACAGTGTGATCAGCCCGGAAGGCTGCGCCTCGATCCTGTGGCGGACCAATGAAAAAGCCGAAGAAGCGGCCACAGCCCTGAAAATCACGGCCCAGGACCTGTTGAAGCTGAAGGTCATTGACGAGATCATTCCCGAGCCCGTCGGCGGCGCCCATCGGGATCACGGCAAAACCATCGACGCCCTGGGCAAAGGTATTGACCAGGCGCTGACCGACCTGTCTGCCCTGTCGGCGGACAAGCTGCGTGAATTGCGTCGGGAAAAATTCCTTAATATGGGGAATGTGGGACTTTAA
- a CDS encoding shikimate kinase: MKRLRKKTRKKPIPRLRYPLTKSLALVGLMGAGKTTVGMRLARRLGIPFVDSDAEIEVAAGHTISEIFEKFGEQNFRDGERKVIDRLISGPNIVLGTGGGAFMDENTRKTLKAKAITIWLRADIELLVERTSRRNTRPLLKKGNPRQILRDLAAKRYPVYAEADICVESGAGAHEEVVNTIIHRLNHYLAEERNRNKGDNNDQPGNR, from the coding sequence ATGAAAAGATTGAGAAAAAAAACCAGAAAAAAGCCCATACCCAGACTGAGATACCCCCTGACCAAAAGCCTTGCGCTGGTCGGGCTGATGGGCGCCGGAAAAACCACCGTCGGCATGCGTCTTGCGCGCCGGCTAGGCATACCGTTTGTGGATTCCGATGCAGAAATTGAAGTAGCTGCCGGACATACGATCAGCGAAATATTTGAAAAATTCGGTGAACAGAATTTTCGGGACGGCGAACGCAAAGTCATTGACCGGCTGATTTCCGGCCCCAATATTGTCCTTGGGACCGGTGGCGGCGCTTTCATGGACGAAAATACCCGCAAGACCCTGAAAGCAAAGGCCATCACCATTTGGCTGCGCGCCGACATTGAGCTTCTGGTGGAGCGCACTTCCCGCCGAAATACCCGGCCGCTGCTGAAAAAAGGCAACCCGCGGCAGATCCTGCGCGACCTTGCGGCAAAAAGATACCCGGTTTATGCCGAGGCGGATATCTGTGTGGAAAGCGGCGCCGGCGCCCACGAAGAAGTTGTCAATACCATCATCCACAGGCTAAACCATTATCTGGCAGAAGAAAGAAATCGAAACAAAGGCGACAATAATGACCAACCCGGAAACCGTTGA